In Candidatus Binataceae bacterium, one DNA window encodes the following:
- a CDS encoding histidine phosphatase family protein, with protein MTETPLRRVDAHTLVLVRHGETTGQSSIRYYGRTDVALSDLGRAQMAAVGRVLRHIGFSRIFTTPLSRAAEGARIIGEGRALEPLVLAEFVEVDFGRFEGLTAEEIKLRMPAEFEHWQRHRLEDSYRYPGGESREAFNARVAAGVERMLALWREERGAAGPALLVAHRGVIRAATKLLAGVEPLIELGSIHILQLANGSWHPLALDLVDHLD; from the coding sequence GTGACTGAAACGCCGTTGCGGCGCGTCGATGCGCACACCCTGGTGCTGGTTCGCCACGGCGAGACCACCGGCCAATCCAGCATCCGCTACTACGGCCGCACCGACGTGGCGCTCTCCGATCTGGGACGGGCGCAGATGGCGGCTGTGGGGCGGGTCCTGCGCCATATCGGCTTCTCCCGCATCTTCACTACTCCGCTTAGCCGCGCCGCCGAAGGGGCTCGGATCATCGGGGAGGGGCGCGCGCTGGAGCCGCTGGTGCTGGCGGAATTCGTCGAGGTCGATTTCGGCCGCTTCGAGGGACTGACCGCCGAGGAAATCAAGCTCCGCATGCCCGCTGAGTTCGAGCATTGGCAGCGCCATCGCCTGGAGGACAGCTATCGCTATCCCGGCGGCGAGAGCCGGGAGGCCTTCAATGCCCGAGTCGCGGCCGGCGTGGAGCGGATGTTGGCGCTGTGGCGCGAGGAGCGCGGCGCCGCCGGACCAGCCCTGCTGGTGGCCCATCGCGGCGTGATCCGCGCCGCGACCAAGCTGCTGGCCGGCGTCGAACCGCTAATCGAACTGGGCTCGATTCACATTCTCCAACTCGCGAATGGGAGTTGGCATCCGCTGGCGCTGGATTTGGTCGATCATCTGGACTGA